A genomic segment from Polyangium mundeleinium encodes:
- a CDS encoding phosphotriesterase family protein has protein sequence MQNERVGKVQTVLGLIEPEQMGTTLMHEHLLIDMRCRYLPPEGDPSLGELPYAIERRMDILSDPGGNRDNVMLLDEQEAIAEILEFKKAGGGTVVDTTTLGIGRDPRALARIAETTGLHVTMGAGYYAAVSHPADMDVLSEGEIYEQIVREVNEGVDGTGIKCGHIGEIGVDAMTPNEMKVVRAAARAQRATGAMLNIHQIYMVLKRQGHAIADAIEAAGGDLSRTVFSHMDGSEEDLEYQTSLIRRGVTIEYDVFGMESYWTRIDMQMPQDDTRIRAVKHLFDAGHGDHVLVAQDICMKMMLEGRGGWGYGHILKRVVPRFRKVGLTDAELRKLLIDNPRRLLPFTKPI, from the coding sequence TTGCAGAACGAACGCGTGGGCAAGGTGCAGACGGTTCTGGGGTTGATCGAGCCGGAGCAGATGGGGACGACCCTGATGCACGAGCACTTGCTCATCGACATGCGCTGCCGTTACTTGCCGCCCGAGGGCGATCCCTCGCTCGGCGAGCTGCCTTATGCAATCGAGCGGCGCATGGATATCCTCTCGGATCCCGGGGGCAACCGCGACAACGTCATGCTGCTCGACGAGCAGGAGGCCATCGCGGAGATCCTCGAGTTCAAAAAGGCCGGCGGAGGAACGGTCGTCGACACAACCACCCTCGGGATCGGCCGCGATCCGCGGGCGCTCGCGCGCATCGCCGAGACCACTGGGCTGCATGTCACGATGGGCGCAGGTTACTACGCCGCGGTCTCCCACCCGGCCGACATGGATGTGTTGAGCGAGGGCGAAATCTACGAGCAGATCGTGCGCGAGGTGAACGAGGGGGTCGACGGCACGGGCATCAAGTGTGGTCACATCGGCGAAATCGGGGTCGACGCGATGACCCCCAACGAAATGAAGGTCGTGCGCGCCGCCGCCCGCGCCCAGCGCGCCACGGGCGCCATGCTGAACATCCACCAGATCTACATGGTCCTCAAGCGCCAGGGGCACGCCATCGCGGACGCCATCGAGGCCGCGGGAGGCGATCTGAGCCGCACGGTCTTCAGTCACATGGACGGGAGCGAGGAGGATCTCGAATATCAGACCAGCCTGATCCGGCGCGGCGTCACCATTGAATACGACGTGTTCGGCATGGAGTCCTACTGGACGCGCATCGACATGCAAATGCCGCAGGACGACACGCGGATCCGGGCGGTCAAGCACCTCTTCGACGCGGGCCACGGCGACCACGTGCTGGTCGCCCAGGACATCTGCATGAAGATGATGCTAGAGGGCCGCGGCGGCTGGGGCTATGGTCACATCCTCAAGCGGGTCGTGCCGCGCTTCCGCAAGGTGGGCTTGACCGACGCCGAGCTGCGCAAGCTGCTCATCGACAACCCCCGCCGCTTGCTGCCCTTCACGAAACCAATCTAG